A single window of Balaenoptera acutorostrata chromosome X, mBalAcu1.1, whole genome shotgun sequence DNA harbors:
- the HNRNPH2 gene encoding heterogeneous nuclear ribonucleoprotein H2 yields MMLSTEGREGFVVKVRGLPWSCSADEVMRFFSDCKIQNGTSGIRFIYTREGRPSGEAFVELESEDEVKLALKKDRETMGHRYVEVFKSNSVEMDWVLKHTGPNSPDTANDGFVRLRGLPFGCSKEEIVQFFSGLEIVPNGMTLPVDFQGRSTGEAFVQFASQEIAEKALKKHKERIGHRYIEIFKSSRAEVRTHYDPPRKLMAMQRPGPYDRPGAGRGYNSIGRGAGFERMRRGAYGGGYGGYDDYGGYNDGYGFGSDRFGRDLNYCFSGMSDHRYGDGGSSFQSTTGHCVHMRGLPYRATENDIYNFFSPLNPMRVHIEIGPDGRVTGEADVEFATHEDAVAAMAKDKANMQHRYVELFLNSTAGTSGGAYDHSYVELFLNSTAGASGGAYGSQMMGGMGISNQSSYGGPASQQLSGGYGGGYGGQSSMSGYDQVLQENSSDYQSNLA; encoded by the coding sequence ATGATGCTGAGCACAGAAGGCAGGGAGGGGTTCGTGGTGAAGGTCAGGGGCCTGCCCTGGTCCTGCTCAGCTGATGAAGTGATGCGCTTCTTCTCCGATTGCAAAATCCAAAATGGCACATCAGGTATTCGTTTCATCTACACCAGAGAAGGCAGACCAAGTGGTGAAGCGTTTGTCGAACTTGAGTCCGAAGATGAAGTGAAATTGGCTCTGAAGAAGGACAGAGAAACCATGGGACACAGATACGTTGAAGTGTTCAAGTCCAACAGTGTTGAAATGGATTGGGTGTTGAAGCATACAGGTCCAAATAGTCCTGATACTGCCAATGATGGCTTCGTCCGGCTTAGAGGACTCCCATTTGGCTGTAGCAAGGAAGAGATTGTTCAGTTCTTTTCTGGGTTGGAAATTGTGCCAAATGGGATGACACTGCCGGTGGACTTTCAGGGGCGGAGCACAGGGGAGGCCTTTGTGCAATTTGCTTCACAGGAGATAGCTGAAAAGGCCTTaaagaaacacaaggaaagaaTAGGGCACAGGTACATTGAAATCTTCAAGAGTAGCCGAGCTGAAGTGCGAACCCACTACGATCCCCCTCGAAAGCTCATGGCTATGCAGCGGCCGGGTCCCTATGATAGgccaggggctggcagggggTATAATAGCATTGGCAGAGGGGCTGGGTTTGAAAGGATGAGGCGGGGTGCCTATGGTGGAGGGTATGGAGGTTATGATGACTATGGTGGCTATAATGATGGGTATGGCTTTGGGTCTGATAGATTTGGAAGAGACCTCAATTACTGTTTTTCAGGAATGTCTGATCATAGATATGGAGATGGTGGGTCCAGTTTTCAGAGCACCACAGGGCACTGTGTACACATGAGGGGATTACCTTACAGAGCCACTGAGAAtgatatttacaattttttctcACCTCTTAACCCCATGAGAGTACACATTGAAATTGGACCCGATGGCAGAGTTACTGGTGAGGCAGATGTTGAATTTGCTACTCATGAAGATGCTGTGGCAGCTATGGCAAAAGACAAAGCTAACATGCAACACAGATACGTGGAGCTCTTCTTGAATTCTACCGCAGGCACAAGTGGGGGTGCTTATGATCACAGCTACGTAGAGCTCTTTTTGAATTCTACAGCAGGGGCAAGTGGTGGTGCTTATGGTAGCCAAATGATGGGAGGGATGGGCATATCCAACCAGTCTAGTTACGGAGGTCCTGCTAGCCAGCAGCTGAGTGGTGGTTACGGAGGTGGTTATGGTGGTCAGAGCAGTATGAGTGGATATGACCAAGTTCTGCAGGAAAACTCCAGTGACTATCAATCAAACCTCGCTTAG